GCATAAATCCCCATGTTGATTAAAAAGAAACGATTCTGAGCGATATCAAAGAGTGCATAACTCTTAAATGGTCCACCTTGCCACGCGCGTGTATTTTCCCACAGTCCTTCCAGGCATACGGCCAATTTACCCAGGAACTCCGTCTGGTAAATATTTACCTCCCCAGACGATGTTTGATCGCCGCCATAAAAACGGCTCGATAC
The window above is part of the Gemmatimonadota bacterium genome. Proteins encoded here:
- a CDS encoding DUF4837 family protein; this translates as VSSRFYGGDQTSSGEVNIYQTEFLGKLAVCLEGLWENTRAWQGGPFKSYALFDIAQNRFFLINMGIYAPNRTKALQMRQLDVLAHTFCPEGPLKGGY